A window of the Glaciimonas sp. CA11.2 genome harbors these coding sequences:
- a CDS encoding YdcF family protein: MHTLFHFRIRTVILLIAVLILFLGLFQLGNFVSTPSSQPIPSDLIVTLGGDSGARVMKALDLYKLGYAPKILITGIDGGEPQIRPAYLTWQALFFAQQGVKKNVLLFDTESANTWQEALNTKKLMEQQGLHHVIVVSDPPHMRRLSWVWGRVFADSGMQFRLVPSNMSGWRADEWWLNEKSAQFVLAEIVKFMYYLVRY, encoded by the coding sequence ATGCATACATTATTTCACTTTCGAATACGGACCGTAATACTTCTGATCGCTGTCCTGATATTGTTTTTGGGGCTATTTCAGCTAGGAAATTTTGTGTCCACTCCGAGTAGTCAACCGATCCCATCGGATCTGATTGTTACGTTGGGGGGAGACTCAGGGGCAAGAGTTATGAAGGCGCTTGATCTTTATAAATTAGGTTATGCGCCAAAGATTTTGATAACCGGTATTGACGGCGGTGAGCCTCAGATTCGGCCAGCTTATCTTACCTGGCAAGCCCTATTTTTTGCTCAGCAAGGGGTAAAAAAAAATGTTCTTTTATTCGATACTGAATCGGCCAATACGTGGCAAGAAGCTCTAAATACAAAAAAATTGATGGAGCAACAAGGGTTACATCACGTAATCGTAGTCAGCGACCCGCCGCACATGCGGCGATTATCATGGGTATGGGGGCGAGTCTTTGCGGATAGCGGTATGCAATTTCGCTTGGTTCCATCAAACATGTCTGGATGGAGGGCTGATGAATGGTGGCTGAACGAAAAATCAGCTCAGTTTGTACTGGCCGAAATTGTTAAGTTTATGTATTACTTAGTACGGTATTAA
- a CDS encoding glycosyltransferase, with protein sequence MDMMIFLHTVGSLSVDRGGPSRTVSSLSDALASIGVTIYLVTMADSTASDLRCLPSEKGVGTVVAEDAGLPGKLGFYLRQKLVALIREAKVEGIHDHGLWGATNFWSAFSARKGGIPFFLSPRGMLEPWSLAQKRVKKSLAMLIYQRRILNHVSVFFATSKEEANNIRKIGLRQPIAIIPNGVALPETHRYLDDKDGEQTRTVLFLSRIHEKKGLINLVRAWASIAPLNWKLVIAGNDYDGHEATVRREVSKLGLIDAVKFVGSVEGRNKESLYLAADIFVLPTFSENFGVVVAEALAYGVPVITTTGAPWEELHEHDCGWWVAPEVESIARGLQDGMSRTDVERYEMGLRGRQLVAEKYSWSSIGLSTLAVYEWVLKKGPRPDCVV encoded by the coding sequence ATGGACATGATGATTTTTTTACATACGGTTGGATCATTGTCGGTGGATAGGGGAGGGCCGTCTAGGACGGTTAGTTCCCTGAGTGATGCATTGGCAAGCATTGGCGTAACGATTTACCTGGTGACGATGGCGGACTCGACTGCATCCGATTTACGGTGTCTTCCTAGCGAGAAGGGTGTTGGTACCGTCGTTGCGGAGGATGCGGGATTGCCTGGAAAGCTCGGGTTTTATCTGAGGCAGAAATTAGTCGCACTTATTCGTGAAGCCAAAGTTGAGGGTATCCACGATCATGGGCTATGGGGGGCGACCAATTTTTGGTCCGCATTTTCTGCTCGTAAAGGTGGTATCCCCTTCTTTCTGTCACCAAGAGGGATGCTGGAGCCATGGTCTCTGGCACAAAAGCGCGTAAAGAAATCTTTGGCAATGCTTATTTACCAGCGCCGCATTCTTAATCACGTTAGCGTTTTTTTTGCTACCTCAAAAGAAGAGGCGAACAACATACGTAAAATTGGTTTGCGACAACCAATCGCGATAATTCCTAATGGCGTTGCGCTGCCAGAAACACATCGATATCTTGATGATAAAGATGGTGAGCAAACAAGAACGGTACTCTTTCTTTCCCGGATTCATGAAAAAAAGGGACTAATCAACTTAGTTAGGGCTTGGGCGAGCATAGCTCCTTTAAATTGGAAACTGGTAATTGCCGGTAACGATTACGATGGACATGAGGCTACGGTGCGCCGAGAGGTCTCGAAACTTGGCTTAATAGATGCTGTTAAATTTGTCGGATCGGTTGAGGGGCGAAATAAAGAGAGCTTATATCTGGCCGCTGATATATTTGTTTTACCCACTTTCTCAGAAAATTTTGGTGTGGTTGTCGCAGAAGCGCTAGCTTATGGAGTGCCTGTAATTACCACTACAGGCGCGCCTTGGGAAGAGCTACATGAACACGACTGCGGATGGTGGGTGGCTCCTGAGGTCGAAAGCATCGCCAGAGGTTTGCAGGATGGCATGAGTCGAACGGACGTGGAGCGGTATGAAATGGGACTACGTGGCCGTCAATTGGTGGCTGAAAAATATTCCTGGTCTTCAATTGGTCTTTCTACCCTAGCTGTCTACGAATGGGTATTGAAAAAAGGGCCTCGTCCAGATTGTGTCGTCTAG